From the genome of Vitis riparia cultivar Riparia Gloire de Montpellier isolate 1030 chromosome 2, EGFV_Vit.rip_1.0, whole genome shotgun sequence:
ACAAGCTTTGTCAAAGGGCAAGGCCTTATAACAGTATACTTCTGGATTCTTAAGTTTATTGCAAAATGGTgtgttttcaataaattattgtggcccatatttttaaattggattAATATGGGTCCTTTCTGTCTCAGTTTCATAGAGCTGTCTTGCACTTGCATCTTGcaatgaattaaattttcacACACTAAACATTAAAAGTGCAAAGTTATGGTgcaattaataaaatgaaaagagcGAGCTACTGCTTTTAGTGGGCCAAAGGTAGCttttattttgattgtattgtatacATCCACAAAGTCTAATTCTATCAGTCTTCCCTGGAACCTTGCTGagacaaattaaatataagaagtGGTGGAACACCTCTTGAGTAGTATTTAATTCCTTTGATGGGGAGGTGGTAATTGAATCATTTGCCATTTGGACCTATTAACAATTATCATGATGACAtcatgaattttgttttttgtattttgatgaGAAGACATCAAGAATATTGTTGATAGGTGAAAATGTCAATCTTGAAATGCTTGGACCAAGACCATTGCGTTTTGTGTGTGTGTCCATATATGCATTTCACTTTTACTTGATCAGAAGCCTGCCAATTTTTTTAGTCCTGATCCTGAAAGAAGAAAACATCCTCCATCTTCTGCCCATCATGGAAAGTTCATATCCATTTATGATTCATTTAACTAGTAGAGCACTAACATAACATTGAAACCTGAAAGTGTACTTAGGTTCTTAGAGGGATATCTTTGTTTTTGTAACTAATGGGTTAAATGTGCATGCTGCTGATGTTTCTAATAATGTTTAGGTGGGCCCAAATGCATTCTACTGGATTAAGAGATTGACATAAAATAAGTATGTAGAAAATTTGCCGCCCAAGCTACCAAACAAGATattcaaccaaacaaaaaaagaaaagcacaaACCTATATGAACATGACCCTGAAGTTCCACCTGTCATTTGCTACCAAACAAGATattcaaccaaacaaaaaaagaaaagcacaaACCTATATGAACATGACCCTGAAGTTCCACCTGCCTAAATGACATTGCTATGTTTTATAATATGGTGTACTGTCTAAGAATTTTGTGgtcttaaataatattaaaatctgCTATAGACGTGATTCCAAAACGACCACTATAAGGAATTTTATGGATCTTATTTAGTGACTGAGGTTCTGTTTATTGGGATATGAGTAAGTGACATTTTGTACAAACATGCCACACATGTAACTTTGCATAACTATctacatcatttttattttttttgataggtaaataagaacATAACTATCTACATCATTGATGCAGGTTTTCCTGAAGCAGCCTCTTACAAATGTTGTTTTTGATTCTAATTTTGCTGAGGAAGGTCGGTATTCCTGTTTCAGCTTCTCTCATGTCTTTCTTCAGGGGCTTGGATTAGTAATTGTATTTTGGTTACCAATCACATTATTTACATGTGGGGAATGTGGAAGGACTGGATGGATGTTAGCGGGTCTCATTTAGATAACCTATGCTATGCCTACAATTAGGATAGAAAGAATTCCAATGAATTCTGAAGCATTCCCATTtctttgttcatagcatttgaaGGTAGAAATTTCTCTTAGAAAgttgttacaaaaaaaaaaaaaaaaaaaaaaaaaatgtattgcaAAGCCAATCAATTTTCAATGATGAGATCTGTTCTCTTTGGtttagaaagaaatgaaaatgccTATTTGTTGGTTAGGATGATCTTTTCCCTTCAATCTTTTGGGGGTAAATAAAAGAACTTCATTATTAGAATCCAAGACTTTACATGAGCTTGATGTTGTCAAATCATCTGTTTCCACTCCTTTGGGGCCTGTTCCACAACAGCAAAGAAATTTAAACAgatctttgtcttattttttttctttgttttgataggtaaaatttaatgtttttgaatatattaaacaaatatttgtttgCACAGACACACACACTGACACATGTTTTGTGGTGAGTATATTCACCTTGCTGGATTAGAAATAAAAAGTCATGCTGTGTTTGATATATGGGTTTTCTTAAGGGTCCAATCTGCTTAAGATTAGACTTGGAGACATGGCTTTTGTTTTAGCTTGCTTGACCCAAATCTTTGGGTtgccttctttttcttctcctgtTGAATTTTCTGtcttttagaaatagaaaaaaacatttcattttttctcatgTGATTGTCAAAGATTCTGTTTGAACATAGCTCTAAtcttcaggttttttttttttttttttaaatttttttggtggTGACCAGAAGTTCCATCTTCTGTAGTGGATCCACCAACTGAAGCACAAAATATGAATGAGACCCAGGAGAGTGATGAGGAAGAAGTGCAGCCtctgaaaagaaagaaaaaatcgtCAAAGCATAGTGGAAGCAAGAAGCCGAAACCCAAGAAAAGAAGCAAAAAGGTTCAAGACGAGACGGTTGATGATTCATCATGATCCCAAATGAATGGAATACAAGCTTTTCACAAATGAAACAACACTGTTCAAATCTCTAAGGCGTATGCGAGTGGCTGTGGAGCATATTTTTACAGATGAAGAGAATTAAGAGTAGGACAATGGGGGAGGTATAGGTTTGGACGATTTTCAGGTTGGGGTGGAGGATCTTGGAAAGCTTAGAGCTTCCAGCACTTGACTTATCAAGAGCACCCAAGAGAAGGTAACCTTATATTTTAGTTGGCTTTAGTAGCAGTTTTGTGATCCTTTTTTGGTTTTCTGTCTTATGCTTGTATGTATTTTGGGATCTCAGTATTCCTAACTGAGGAGCATAGTTAGAATTTAttattccaaaaagaaaaaaaagagaaaaaaaaattgtagttaTGGTTGATAAACACTACTCTTTTATGATTTAAGTTTTTGTTTCGATTACCAAAATGTCAAGTGTCTCCTGATTTTGCCCATTTTTGGGCTTGCTTGCCAATGTTTTCTCGAGCCTTCTTTAAATACAGTGCTTACAAAGatccattttttgaaaaaacaattcaCCCTTCTTCAAAAACAGTGTTTAAAgagcaattttcaaaaatgattttcttttatttcaaggagtaaaatttgaatataacaAAAGTTTCTTCgacttatttttcatgaatgCATGATGTATTCATATgtaatacaataatttttaatgtactttttaaacatttttattgttttttttaattaaaaaaatattatttttaaaagtttataacATTGGTTAGtcattaatttttggaaagggtttttaaaaataaagtggaaTAGAgtacaatttttagaaaataagtaaaaattgttttcatatatatatatataataaaagaataaatgatataaaaacaaataaaataaaacatttttattctgTTATTCTCTTTCCGCCATCGggtataaaaattttcaaatatgatctttttttgatttttttttttacttacttttttttattagacaaaTATATTTCGAAGCAAACCATCCTTGATACATaaagattattaatttttcaaaatagtttgaaaattaaaagcCGATTCAATTAGTacaaaaaagttatgaaattcaaaattgatccaattaacattaaaaatttatagattAAAATTCTTTTGGATGATTTTGCTATTTTTGtgttataattatatatttgtgaattttttttattaggtaaataaacttcaaatcaattGAGACTTaatgtatttgatttattaatgagtttaatattttaaaaataatctaaaactTAAGTAGCGACCCAATTAATATTAAACATTTATGGACAAATTGTATTGTTTCTCTTTTGCATACAACCATGATTtcttggctttttttttttttaaatttatagacaagtataatattttttaaaaataatttgaaagtcAGGTAATGAAGtaattaatattagaaatttatgaacaaaagtTGACTGAAAATGACTATTATTCTTCTATTGCTTATAACAatattgtttcaatttttttttcattagataaaTAGACTTCAAGTTAAGTAAGACTTAatacattaaattcattaacaagtttaatgattttaaaataatttaaaactcatatAATGACCcgattaatataaaaaatatatggataAAAATTAGTCGAGTCactattgtttcttttttgcacataactatattttaataatttttttttctagaaaaatgaatttgaaataaagcaatattttgtattgaatttattaataagtttaataatttttgcaaataatttgtaagaataatttagaattcaaaaaattaatttgattaattgtaaactaaatcaaaagtattgTATAATACTCTCTCTAGTTgagtattaaataaaaaaaaattataatttatgattttattatagtattattattcatattttactaaactctatttattttttaatttatttttatttataaaattaaaatttatttttaataacactttaattaaatttaattagtattatataaacataaattacaatattttcaaaaaatcaaaataaaaaattattttaaaattttattttttattttttgaaaaatgatttaaaaaaatatatttgtttttttctccggtcaaaaattatttttctctctctgtaTATATACGGTGGAAGGTTGAATGTTAAGAGCTGGTTTAGGGATTTGGCGGGAAAGAAGATGAGCTCATCGGGTCCCGATCTGGTGTGCCAACTCGACAACGTCCAAGGTATGGTCGATGCTCTCACCGCCGTCCGTTGGAAACGCCATCAGGTTCTCCCCCCACTTCCCCTGTTTGTTTCTCGGGAAACATAAtcacaaaatgattttttatttccttctttctcGACAACCAAACGGAGTTCTaggtttttacatttttacctCCCTGGGAGTTGTTGATTACTGAAGTTGTGTGTGGATTTCTCTGCAACTGTTTTCCACAATTAGGACGCGGTCATGGAATTATCGGAGCACGGCGTCGTCTTGATCGTGGAGGAGACTCGTTGTCTCCAAGCCAAAGTTTATCTGCAGCGCGAGGCATTCACTTCACACTTTTCCTTTTTGCCAAAAATCCTTatcctctgtttggtttctgagaaaatgCAGGACAAGTAAAGAAATCACAAGCCTCACCTTGAATTTTTCATTAAGTGGGCGGAAAAACAAACTGAAACATAAAGTATAGATGATAAAGTTTCCGAAACtttgtttcctttattttccCTCAATTTAGTTTCTTGGCAACCAGACgggattatttttatttttcttatcctCGAGGAAAATTGTTCTACTTTAATAGTAAATGTCGATCTCCATTTTGTAGCTTTTCGTTCAGTACGAGTACAGTGCTCAAGGGCGGCCTCGGTTTGGAGTGAGCTTGAGCCTCTTTGTTAATTGCCTCAACACTTTCTCAGTTCCCGGGCGCTCAAATATGATTGAAATTCGGTATCCGGGACCAGATATGCAGCTTCTTCTCAAGTATGTTCATGTGGATTTATATCTTAGTTTGCTTATTGATTGGGTTGGCATATGAATTTACATGACAGCATTTCAAGATAAAACCTGATTCATTATTCTGTTTGCTTTCTGGGAAagcattggaaaaaaaaaggaaaaaaacttcAAGTTTGAAACTTAGATTTTATATCACGTGGGATACTCACAAACTAAAGCCTTCACTTAACTGTGAGTAAGCGATCTGGTTTAGttgagttttttatttgctgCAGCTCATTACAACAGAAAAAAtccatctttttatttgtttttgtccGTATATTTAGCATTGACTTCAAATCCtaaatactttaatttcttcaatgttTTCTTAGGTCTGTTGATTCCATGGATGCTTGCATTTATGCAGAGATCAGAACAAGGATCCCGGATACAATTTCATGGGACTACAACTTTGAACCTGCTGGAAGTACTCCTCTCAGTTTTACTGTCAAGGTCTTGTCTTATCTCTTTCAAACATAGGTGACATTTTGGAACTCTGGAATAGAGAATGGGAATGGGAAATCAATtccattttcattcattaatgcgtttggattgttttttagaatgagaacgaggataaaaaatttcattattatgGAAACCAAATCCCGTTCTCATTACgattttgattcctctcttCTATATGATATTATGATTCACCTTCATTTCATCCTATTTCCGTTCCTCTTTGCACATACCAAATGAACCTTAAATGATAGGCCTTCCTGATAAATGACACCTAAGATCATAAGTTCCATCTAGCAGTCTGCAAGATTTGCTTATCAATGAAATTGGGCAATTGTcttaatattatattcattctAGGTAGAGTTGAAAGACCAAAAACATTTGTACTAGTAGTTAGAATGCATTAATTTGAGGAGTCTAGTACTACTAGAAATGTACTTAGGTATTGTGTTATTAATTCAgaaattatgattattataatcctttcttttttatgaaaactgcctcatgaaaaaattaaagtcCTTTTGTTAAGTTTGTGTTTCACTTTCACTTATGCTAAGTTCTCCCATACCATAAGTTCTTTTGTTACGATATCACAAGAATCTATGTTTAAGGGTATTGGTTTTTGGTATCCCATCTAAAAGATTTTAAGTAAGTTATTATCAACactatttgtgaaaaataaagtCATATTTGCAGTATGCAGAAAAAGATACTGACAGATAAtccttgaaaaagaaaaatctccaATTATTGATAATTTGTGTTTCCACTTAGATGAGTTATGATTACTCCTAATGGATGGCTTAGATGATTTATGATTACTTCTAATGGATGGCCTGGGGTAGGTGCACTTCTGAAAATGTGGGTGGTTTTTAGAATGGCAAGTCTCAAAATAATCTCATGTATTACGAAAATTAGTAATGATCTGaccaattaaattttggaaatttcttAAGCCCAGATTCGAAAACAAAACATTTCTTTATAGATAACTCTTCTTTATTTTGTGGTGATGCTCACCTGATTCTTTCAAGTCATGGCATTCAATCCCCAGTCTGCAGCACTGAAAGAAGCCATTGATGACCTTGAATGGCCAGGATCTAGCATCCAGATAACCTTGGAACCAGTTCCCCCTTCAGTTACCTTCAGAGGTGAAGGCCATGGAGACTTACAGGTGAGGTTTGACTGTCACGTATGGACAACAGGACACGTATTTGTTTGCATGATTTGATCCTCTTTGTAGGTTTAACTTTTAACTTGCCCTTGTCACAGATAGATTTCATGTATTACGTGAACACCGATCTTTTGATCGCTTTCCATTGTGATCACAGAGTCTCTTACAGGTATCACTAGATATCTTTTGACCTCCTTAGATGATTACATCTAATACAGCATTTCATTCTAACCACCTATCCAACCATGTTGGTTCTTGCCTTGATCTGGACAGATACAAGTATAAGTTTCTTCGTGCAACAACTTCAAACATACCCAGCAGTGTCATCAGAGATAACCGAGGAAGCAAGTTGACCATTGGGAGAGGTGGGATGTTGAAAGTTCAGCATCTAGTTTCAGTAGCAAGACCATCTATTCCACATCCACATGTTGATTCTGCTGGCTATCAGCAACCGAGTCGAATTGCTTACATCGAGTTCTTTGTCAAGCCAGAGGAATATGAAGAAGACATCCAAAACGGTTCCTAGGCATTTTTAGGAAGATTTTTCCATCCTAATTTGTGATTATAGCTGGAGACTGACTGTTTTAGTGAATCTCAGTTTGTTCACTTGAACAAGCCTTACGCATATGTTGATGTTTtccatgttttctatttttcattatctttcactttgttaccaaatatttttacttcTACCCTTTGTTTGTCAGTCTTTAAAATGTCAGCCCATCACAGCTCCTTATTTGAGGGATGTTGTTATCCTATAATGCAAAATGTTTATTGCTTAAGCTAACCACTCTACACTTCATGCAGTAGGTAGTTGAAAACTAGGCTTTTGTTGATGTTGTTAGGGATGATACCATGAGACTTGAATACAGATATCTTGGGTAAAGTGAAGTTCCACAAAAATCTCTCTCAAATTTGTTTGATACAACCCAAGAGTCCATATTCCATAATTTTAGACAAGATGCTACTGAGGCAAAATCTCAGATAAAAATGATCTCCTGCATGCTAATCTTTATGCATATGAACTCATGGCTAGAATTGTTTAAAAGcaagagaaaattaaaatatcatccTCAAATCAATCATATCATAGTAGAAGGCTTAGTTTAGACTGTAAATGAGTCAAATTCTGCATGTACATAGTATACAAGAGTTCTCATGTTGCTCAGAAGAATCCAGTCTTTCCATCCCAGTAGGGAAGCTTGAAGCCCAAACATGCCAAGAGAGGATCTTCCATCAAaacctggaaaaaaaaaagggccacTTATATACAACTTACTGGACAAGTTCATGTGTTAGTGATTTAAACAGTGACCAAATCTGACATGGTGTCCATCAAATCTCATAGACATGTCTTCTACAGAAAGAGGGGGAACAACTGAGATATCATGTGtcatttcctaaaattaatttgaagcaATTGTCGAATGTATGGGAAAGTTTATCAAGGGTATAGATAAGTACTCCAAAATTTCAAGTCGATTCAATCTTATGGTTAGATTAGGTTTTCACCTTCATGGGCCACATTATACCAGATCATAACAAGCTGCTGCCACATGCTGATCATGCTCTACATACAGTAGCTTTTTTGAACACCATCCAATTGCCCAATCTGAACTCTCTCATTGAGCATTTTCTGCAGCACTTGGCCATTGGAGGAAAATAATGAACTGTTGGGCATTGGTTCACACATCAGCATCTATCTCCTGATTGCTGAGCACCCTGGATCAAATAGTGTCAGCATTATGGCTTATAGCATCACTGATCTGCAGTAacatttctatatatatatatgaatatatatgtatgtatatatatgtaggGTTACCTTGATCATGTTGGCAGTATGAATTTCCATAATAATAGCCTGAAAGCATATATCAGTA
Proteins encoded in this window:
- the LOC117904487 gene encoding uncharacterized protein LOC117904487 isoform X1 produces the protein MSSSGPDLVCQLDNVQGMVDALTAVRWKRHQDAVMELSEHGVVLIVEETRCLQAKVYLQRELFVQYEYSAQGRPRFGVSLSLFVNCLNTFSVPGRSNMIEIRYPGPDMQLLLKSVDSMDACIYAEIRTRIPDTISWDYNFEPAGSTPLSFTVKSAALKEAIDDLEWPGSSIQITLEPVPPSVTFRGEGHGDLQIDFMYYVNTDLLIAFHCDHRVSYRYKYKFLRATTSNIPSSVIRDNRGSKLTIGRGGMLKVQHLVSVARPSIPHPHVDSAGYQQPSRIAYIEFFVKPEEYEEDIQNGS
- the LOC117904487 gene encoding uncharacterized protein LOC117904487 isoform X3, which produces MELSEHGVVLIVEETRCLQAKVYLQRELFVQYEYSAQGRPRFGVSLSLFVNCLNTFSVPGRSNMIEIRYPGPDMQLLLKSVDSMDACIYAEIRTRIPDTISWDYNFEPAGSTPLSFTVKSAALKEAIDDLEWPGSSIQITLEPVPPSVTFRGEGHGDLQIDFMYYVNTDLLIAFHCDHRVSYRYKYKFLRATTSNIPSSVIRDNRGSKLTIGRGGMLKVQHLVSVARPSIPHPHVDSAGYQQPSRIAYIEFFVKPEEYEEDIQNGS
- the LOC117904487 gene encoding uncharacterized protein LOC117904487 isoform X2; the encoded protein is MSSSGPDLVCQLDNVQGMVDALTAVRWKRHQLFVQYEYSAQGRPRFGVSLSLFVNCLNTFSVPGRSNMIEIRYPGPDMQLLLKSVDSMDACIYAEIRTRIPDTISWDYNFEPAGSTPLSFTVKSAALKEAIDDLEWPGSSIQITLEPVPPSVTFRGEGHGDLQIDFMYYVNTDLLIAFHCDHRVSYRYKYKFLRATTSNIPSSVIRDNRGSKLTIGRGGMLKVQHLVSVARPSIPHPHVDSAGYQQPSRIAYIEFFVKPEEYEEDIQNGS